A single window of Solea solea chromosome 9, fSolSol10.1, whole genome shotgun sequence DNA harbors:
- the LOC131465512 gene encoding uncharacterized protein LOC131465512 isoform X2, with protein sequence MRSFCPDFVMGKEKKTAKLEKLEPDTRAIIMGEVNKSIPRMRLVKSKDKMKVKTSNKRLPTTDKASAKEPEEEDEEDREEDTSSTSAEEPNTSNTHDPSATKSVHQSLSTSDYFAGLTKQPLNSLFVLPPITQPTSVPVCGGDHHKTQKFTTSLPRISLPEKTTTTVSENIKTEVRGVDDKMTEHVTDAAGPWIDNILLSKYRSAEFRLPDISLSSLDALLQTVTQKLGRKRRSGEGAWGQVQSDHLLITEPHLRETRPGRQLNQTNIRRSTPSSVGGGHSGNKHKRLPALFPATKPTLMLSMTKKNLPTYTVKQ encoded by the exons ATGAGGAGTTTTTGTCCAGATTTTGtgatggggaaagaaaagaaaacggcAAAACTAGAAAAACTGGAACCAGACACACGAGCGATCATCATGGGTGAAGTAAATAAATCGATTCCCAGGATGAGACTTGTGAAATCAAAGGACAAGATGAAAGTGAAGACATCAAACAAAAGACTCCCAACAACAGACAAGG CTTCAGCCAaggaacctgaagaagaagatgaggaggacagagaggaagataCCAGCTCTACAAGTGCAGAGGAACCAAACACCAGCAACACACATGACCCATCTGCCACCAAATCAGTGCATCAATCTCTCAGTACAAGTGATTATTTTGCAGGACTAACCAAACAACCACTAAACTCTTTGTTTGTCCTGCCTCCCATAACTCAACCTACATCAGTTCCTGTGTGTGGTGGTGACCATCACAAGACCCAGAAGTTCACAACATCTCTACCTCGTATCAGTTTAcctgagaaaacaacaacaactgtctcagaaaacattaaaactgaagtCAGGGGAGTCGATGACAAAATGACAGAGCACGTGACAGATGCTGCTGGGCCCTGGATAGACAACATCCTGCTCTCGAAATAT AGATCTGCTGAGTTTCGTCTTCCTGACATTTCTTTGTCCAGTCTGGACGCTCTGCTGCAGACTGTCACACAGAAActggggaggaagaggagaagtggTGAAGGAGCATGGGGACAAGTCCAGTCTGATCACCTCCTCATCACGGAACCACACTTGAGAGAAACGAGACCCGGACGGCAGCTCAACCAGACCAACAT taGAAGATCAACACCATCATCAGTGGGTGGTggacacagtggaaacaaacacaagaggCTCCCCGCACTTTTCCCTGCAACTAAGCCCACACTCATGCTCAGcatgacaaagaaaaacctCCCCACTTACACCGTGAAGCAGTGA
- the LOC131465512 gene encoding uncharacterized protein LOC131465512 isoform X1, which yields MRSFCPDFVMGKEKKTAKLEKLEPDTRAIIMGEVNKSIPRMRLVKSKDKMKVKTSNKRLPTTDKGIITTCETSGNVMKLCLNLMPVLASAKEPEEEDEEDREEDTSSTSAEEPNTSNTHDPSATKSVHQSLSTSDYFAGLTKQPLNSLFVLPPITQPTSVPVCGGDHHKTQKFTTSLPRISLPEKTTTTVSENIKTEVRGVDDKMTEHVTDAAGPWIDNILLSKYRSAEFRLPDISLSSLDALLQTVTQKLGRKRRSGEGAWGQVQSDHLLITEPHLRETRPGRQLNQTNIRRSTPSSVGGGHSGNKHKRLPALFPATKPTLMLSMTKKNLPTYTVKQ from the exons ATGAGGAGTTTTTGTCCAGATTTTGtgatggggaaagaaaagaaaacggcAAAACTAGAAAAACTGGAACCAGACACACGAGCGATCATCATGGGTGAAGTAAATAAATCGATTCCCAGGATGAGACTTGTGAAATCAAAGGACAAGATGAAAGTGAAGACATCAAACAAAAGACTCCCAACAACAGACAAGGGTATAATAACCACATGTGAGACATCGGGGAACGTAATGAAACTCTGTCTCAACTTAATGCCTGTTTTAGCTTCAGCCAaggaacctgaagaagaagatgaggaggacagagaggaagataCCAGCTCTACAAGTGCAGAGGAACCAAACACCAGCAACACACATGACCCATCTGCCACCAAATCAGTGCATCAATCTCTCAGTACAAGTGATTATTTTGCAGGACTAACCAAACAACCACTAAACTCTTTGTTTGTCCTGCCTCCCATAACTCAACCTACATCAGTTCCTGTGTGTGGTGGTGACCATCACAAGACCCAGAAGTTCACAACATCTCTACCTCGTATCAGTTTAcctgagaaaacaacaacaactgtctcagaaaacattaaaactgaagtCAGGGGAGTCGATGACAAAATGACAGAGCACGTGACAGATGCTGCTGGGCCCTGGATAGACAACATCCTGCTCTCGAAATAT AGATCTGCTGAGTTTCGTCTTCCTGACATTTCTTTGTCCAGTCTGGACGCTCTGCTGCAGACTGTCACACAGAAActggggaggaagaggagaagtggTGAAGGAGCATGGGGACAAGTCCAGTCTGATCACCTCCTCATCACGGAACCACACTTGAGAGAAACGAGACCCGGACGGCAGCTCAACCAGACCAACAT taGAAGATCAACACCATCATCAGTGGGTGGTggacacagtggaaacaaacacaagaggCTCCCCGCACTTTTCCCTGCAACTAAGCCCACACTCATGCTCAGcatgacaaagaaaaacctCCCCACTTACACCGTGAAGCAGTGA
- the LOC131465512 gene encoding uncharacterized protein LOC131465512 isoform X3, translating to MRSFCPDFVMGKEKKTAKLEKLEPDTRAIIMGEVNKSIPRMRLVKSKDKMKVKTSNKRLPTTDKGIITTCETSGNVMKLCLNLMPVLASAKEPEEEDEEDREEDTSSTSAEEPNTSNTHDPSATKSVHQSLSTSDYFAGLTKQPLNSLFVLPPITQPTSVPVCGGDHHKTQKFTTSLPRISLPEKTTTTVSENIKTEVRGVDDKMTEHVTDAAGPWIDNILLSKYRSAEFRLPDISLSSLDALLQTVTQKLGRKRRSGEGAWGQVQSDHLLITEPHLRETRPGRQLNQTNM from the exons ATGAGGAGTTTTTGTCCAGATTTTGtgatggggaaagaaaagaaaacggcAAAACTAGAAAAACTGGAACCAGACACACGAGCGATCATCATGGGTGAAGTAAATAAATCGATTCCCAGGATGAGACTTGTGAAATCAAAGGACAAGATGAAAGTGAAGACATCAAACAAAAGACTCCCAACAACAGACAAGGGTATAATAACCACATGTGAGACATCGGGGAACGTAATGAAACTCTGTCTCAACTTAATGCCTGTTTTAGCTTCAGCCAaggaacctgaagaagaagatgaggaggacagagaggaagataCCAGCTCTACAAGTGCAGAGGAACCAAACACCAGCAACACACATGACCCATCTGCCACCAAATCAGTGCATCAATCTCTCAGTACAAGTGATTATTTTGCAGGACTAACCAAACAACCACTAAACTCTTTGTTTGTCCTGCCTCCCATAACTCAACCTACATCAGTTCCTGTGTGTGGTGGTGACCATCACAAGACCCAGAAGTTCACAACATCTCTACCTCGTATCAGTTTAcctgagaaaacaacaacaactgtctcagaaaacattaaaactgaagtCAGGGGAGTCGATGACAAAATGACAGAGCACGTGACAGATGCTGCTGGGCCCTGGATAGACAACATCCTGCTCTCGAAATAT AGATCTGCTGAGTTTCGTCTTCCTGACATTTCTTTGTCCAGTCTGGACGCTCTGCTGCAGACTGTCACACAGAAActggggaggaagaggagaagtggTGAAGGAGCATGGGGACAAGTCCAGTCTGATCACCTCCTCATCACGGAACCACACTTGAGAGAAACGAGACCCGGACGGCAGCTCAACCAGACCAACATGTGA